Below is a window of Nitrospira sp. DNA.
GCATGCCGACCGAAACGCTCGACCAACTCCTGCTGCTCAGTATCCGACATCTCTCCCCATAAGAGGTCTACCTGATTCGCCTTCAAGCCAACTGCTTTGGGAAGTTCTTCCTGGAGCCACCGGATCGTTTGAATCCGCTCGGAGAATATAACCAAGCGATCATTTGGGTCAGTCGGCTTCCAGTTAAACTGCGGACTCTTCAGATGCTGGACCAAACGCTGGAATTTGCAAAAGCTGGCTGCGTCTATCTTGCGCAAAGTCGCTGCAAACTCTTGGAGGGCGGCAATTTCGACCTGCTCGTCGGCGCTAACAGAAGGCTTGCTTTGTAGCGATCTCATTCGATTTTCCGTGGATTCCAAAGCAGCAACAGGACTAGAGAAAATGGCCTTTTGCATCCCCACGCGTTGTAGTTCCTGCTGTCTTCCCGCTTTGCGTTGGCCTCCCTGCGTGAATGGAATCCGCAGCAGGGCTTCGTAGGCAGCCTCTTCCTGGGGACTGGCCGTTTGCCTGAGCTGCTCAGTGACGCGCTCTTGGAAGTCCTCCTTGACCTGATCCCGTATGTCTTTTTTGAATCGCCTGATGACGAGGCCTTTGTCGCGAAAATCGGCAGGGGTATAGTCGTCTGGATCACTGATGGCAGTCGGGTCCAGCAGGGTCATGAGAGACGCGAAGCTGCGTGCTGAGCCGTCATGCGGCGTGGCCGACAACAGAATCATGGTGTCCGAGCGCCCTGCGAGCAACCGTGCCAGACGCGCCCGTCTGGCTAAGCCCTCCTCGCTTGCCCGGGCTGCCACGTTCTGGCATTCGTCGATGATGATGATGTCCCACCAGGCATTTTCCAGATAGTTGCGGTACTCGAGATTGTTCTTGAGTGTATCGATGGAGATAATGGTGCGGTCGTAATAGTTGAACGGGTTGTGGTTACTCGGAATGTTGTTGCGAACCCGTTGCAAGCCTACCGAATCCAGCCGTACCAACGGAATTGAAAAGCGACACCAGAACTCCTTTTGGAACTGGGTCAACATGCTCTTCAGTGCGACCACCAGAATGCGCTGGCCCCGCCCACGCTGAATCAACTCCGTGGTCAGAATGCCGGCTTCGAGCGTCTTCCCTAAGCCCGTTGCATCGGCAATCAAGATGCGCTGCCGTGGCTGTCTGAGCGCTTGCAGAGCTGGATCAAGCTGGTACGGTACCAAATCCATGACCCCTCGGTGCCCCAGATGGATCATCTGATCGTTGGGGGTACTGCGCCGCAGTTGGGCCTCAAGGTACAAGAATGTGCTATTGAAATGGGAACTCGTATCAGGGACGAGTTCTGTCTTGGCGGGATCGAGAACGGTAATCTCCCCTTCAAGCTCCGTCAGAAAAAGCGCTGTTCTGCCTCTCACCAGGTGGGATACTCCGTCGCAGGTGAGTAAATAACCGCCGTCTGTCGACGGATCGACTCGCCGGACAAGCCATTCTTCGTCTCGGATAACGACCCGAGAGCCGGGGGCGTAAGAAAGAATGGAAGAATTCATGTTCATGGATAAAGGGCTTTCCATGATCCATCGGTTACGATCCAAAGGAGATAAGAACCGT
It encodes the following:
- a CDS encoding DEAD/DEAH box helicase, with the protein product MNMNSSILSYAPGSRVVIRDEEWLVRRVDPSTDGGYLLTCDGVSHLVRGRTALFLTELEGEITVLDPAKTELVPDTSSHFNSTFLYLEAQLRRSTPNDQMIHLGHRGVMDLVPYQLDPALQALRQPRQRILIADATGLGKTLEAGILTTELIQRGRGQRILVVALKSMLTQFQKEFWCRFSIPLVRLDSVGLQRVRNNIPSNHNPFNYYDRTIISIDTLKNNLEYRNYLENAWWDIIIIDECQNVAARASEEGLARRARLARLLAGRSDTMILLSATPHDGSARSFASLMTLLDPTAISDPDDYTPADFRDKGLVIRRFKKDIRDQVKEDFQERVTEQLRQTASPQEEAAYEALLRIPFTQGGQRKAGRQQELQRVGMQKAIFSSPVAALESTENRMRSLQSKPSVSADEQVEIAALQEFAATLRKIDAASFCKFQRLVQHLKSPQFNWKPTDPNDRLVIFSERIQTIRWLQEELPKAVGLKANQVDLLWGEMSDTEQQELVERFGRHADPIRVLLCSDVASEGLNLHYFCHRLVHFDLPWSLMVFQQRNGRVDRYGQKQQPRIVYVFTETDVERIKGDLRILEILQKKDEQANKNLGDPASFLHVFDPEKEAAKVAEVMAAGTSPEQFEAKIDGNQAASQSMGEDDGDWLLKLFSQAESSGGAANLRSSSTDSIRDGLSLFGNAQLSGDYAFAKTALQQLSNHDPIAQFGADDQSQTITLTAPLDLQERLRVTLPLEVRDSDHRYALCARKDQVAQAIETARQAKQEEDSWPTLHYLWPQHPIMGWLSDRVLTAFGRHRVPVIHCPQLADGEQAFILMGLIPNRKGQPLLIEWQVALFNQNAWSLQTFPAAFFKTSCLMVFILSGGIRPSANDMSMEVALQLPTRSFPSLKPTSQAAARTILTEAIFVMCTFLLLGSLGTHSDASEAPTRFYPIPLSFFNLNLLSLICSQ